One genomic window of Mustela lutreola isolate mMusLut2 chromosome 14, mMusLut2.pri, whole genome shotgun sequence includes the following:
- the BTG2 gene encoding protein BTG2, protein MSQAHWTGKRTDMLPEIAAAVGFLSSLLRTRGCVSEQRLKVFSGALQEALTEHYKHHWFPEKPSKGSGYRCIRINHKMDPIISKVASRIGLSQPQLHQLLPSELTLWVDPYEVSYRIGEDGSICVLYEEAPVAASYGLLTCKNQMMLGRSSPSKNYVMAVSS, encoded by the exons ATGAGCCAGGCCCACTGGACAGGGAAAAGAACAGACATGCTCCCGGAGATCGCCGCCGCCGTGGGCTTCCTCTCCAGCCTCCTGAGGACCCGGGGCTGCGTGAGCGAGCAGAGACTAAAGGTTTTCAGCGGGGCTCTCCAGGAGGCACTAACAG AGCACTACAAACACCACTGGTTTCCTGAAAAGCCGTCCAAGGGCTCCGGCTACCGTTGCATCCGCATCAACCACAAGATGGACCCCATCATCAGCAAGGTGGCCAGCCGGATCGGACTCAGCCAGCCCCAGCTGCACCAGCTGCTGCCCAGCGAGCTGACCCTGTGGGTGGACCCCTACGAGGTGTCCTACCGCATCGGGGAGGATGGCTCCATCTGTGTCCTGTATGAGGAGGCCCCGGTGGCTGCCTCCTATGGACTCCTCACCTGCAAGAACCAAATGATGCTCGGCCGGAGCAGCCCCTCGAAGAACTACGTGATGGCGGTCTCCAGTTAG